A genome region from Leptospiraceae bacterium includes the following:
- a CDS encoding MiaB/RimO family radical SAM methylthiotransferase yields the protein MKSSLKEKKETATKSFYITTLGCPKNTADSLHMEKSLLEEGLTHAKTPEESDFHLINTCTFIQSATEETIDTILTAGKIKRQESQKLVVVGCFAERYPKEIRGDMPEVDLVFGTGRYSQAGKIIKDQFPQDFVNFSDINTSILDRESFQSAFNSPKPYAFIKVSDGCNRGCHFCIIPSLRGEFRDQPEDKIYEDSLIAIKRGAKELCIVSQDTVFYGRDTEKLKDLLNKISEINGLELLRLLYLYPDKKTEKLLDLFHSNSKFAPYLESPIQHVSERVLKSMNRTGSFSFFKDLFGKARQVKDLEIRTSIILGYPGETASDVDEVLRFVEEIKPEKLALFAFSPQEGTKAGDLKMDVNKKEAARRVNLVRETHLKILKEIHLSRIGKVYPAIVDSIENGIAEVRRFQDAPEIDETVYVPNPNLKPGQIGKVKINSFSEYDMDGTWES from the coding sequence TTGAAATCAAGTCTAAAGGAAAAAAAGGAAACTGCCACAAAGTCTTTTTATATTACCACATTAGGATGTCCTAAAAATACAGCAGATTCTTTACACATGGAAAAGTCCCTTTTAGAAGAGGGGCTGACACATGCAAAAACTCCTGAAGAAAGTGATTTCCATTTAATTAATACTTGTACATTTATTCAATCTGCAACAGAAGAAACCATAGATACTATTTTAACTGCAGGAAAAATCAAACGCCAAGAATCACAGAAACTTGTTGTAGTAGGATGTTTTGCTGAACGTTATCCGAAAGAGATTCGTGGTGATATGCCTGAAGTCGATTTGGTTTTTGGGACAGGTCGTTATAGCCAAGCTGGAAAAATAATTAAAGATCAGTTTCCGCAAGACTTTGTAAATTTTTCTGATATTAATACTTCTATATTAGATAGAGAGAGTTTTCAATCTGCATTTAATTCTCCTAAACCTTATGCGTTTATTAAAGTATCCGATGGCTGTAATAGAGGTTGTCATTTTTGTATTATTCCTTCTCTTCGTGGAGAATTTCGAGATCAACCAGAAGACAAAATTTATGAGGATAGCCTAATCGCTATTAAACGCGGCGCAAAAGAACTTTGTATAGTATCTCAAGATACTGTATTTTATGGTAGGGATACAGAAAAACTAAAAGATCTTTTAAATAAAATCTCAGAAATAAACGGCTTGGAATTATTGCGCCTACTCTATCTTTACCCCGATAAAAAAACTGAAAAACTTTTAGATTTATTTCACTCAAACTCTAAATTTGCGCCCTATTTAGAATCTCCAATTCAACATGTTTCCGAAAGAGTTTTAAAGTCTATGAATAGAACTGGATCTTTTTCGTTTTTTAAAGATTTATTTGGAAAAGCCAGGCAAGTAAAAGATTTAGAAATTAGAACTTCGATTATATTAGGTTACCCGGGTGAAACCGCATCGGACGTCGATGAAGTATTACGTTTTGTAGAAGAAATAAAACCTGAAAAACTTGCGTTATTCGCCTTTTCTCCGCAAGAAGGAACGAAAGCAGGTGATTTAAAAATGGATGTAAACAAAAAGGAAGCGGCTCGACGGGTTAATTTAGTCAGAGAAACTCATTTAAAGATATTAAAAGAAATTCATCTTTCTAGAATTGGGAAAGTGTATCCAGCCATTGTTGACAGTATTGAAAATGGTATAGCCGAAGTTAGAAGATTCCAAGATGCTCCTGAAATTGATGAGACCGTATATGTTCCAAATCCGAATTTGAAACCTGGTCAAATTGGAAAAGTCAAAATCAATTCATTTTCAGAATATGATATGGACGGAACTTGGGAGTCTTAA